The Streptomyces sp. NBC_01255 genome window below encodes:
- a CDS encoding 4'-phosphopantetheinyl transferase family protein, which yields MTGGAPLPGRDSRTALAAVATTGEVLAHPRLHEGLLAPWELRRLEAVRVPSRRDDVLAARLLLRLCVARFTGGSPEESAPAQFCAGCGRAGHGRPYLRDHPGVGLSLSHADGLVAAAVGPGAVGVDVEPSARRPGPLSVLSRVLPEADVREAADGPDPGAALLRLWVRAEALLKAGGEDLRLLEWTDPHRAAVVALASTAPAKACTLDQEVVDRPSGKASR from the coding sequence GTGACCGGCGGCGCCCCGCTGCCGGGCCGGGACTCCCGTACGGCCCTGGCCGCCGTCGCGACCACCGGCGAAGTACTCGCCCACCCGCGGCTGCACGAGGGACTCCTCGCACCGTGGGAGCTGCGGCGGCTGGAAGCGGTCCGCGTGCCGAGCCGCCGGGACGACGTCCTGGCCGCACGGCTGCTGCTGCGGCTGTGCGTCGCCCGATTCACCGGGGGTTCGCCGGAGGAGTCGGCCCCGGCCCAGTTCTGCGCCGGGTGCGGGCGGGCCGGCCACGGCCGCCCGTACCTGCGGGACCACCCCGGCGTGGGCCTCAGCCTGAGCCACGCCGACGGGCTGGTCGCGGCGGCCGTCGGCCCCGGCGCCGTCGGCGTCGACGTGGAACCCTCCGCGCGCAGGCCGGGCCCCCTGTCGGTACTGAGCCGGGTCCTGCCCGAGGCCGACGTGCGGGAGGCCGCCGACGGGCCCGACCCGGGCGCGGCCCTGCTCCGCCTGTGGGTGCGCGCGGAAGCGCTGCTGAAAGCCGGCGGGGAGGACCTCCGGCTCCTCGAATGGACGGACCCGCACCGGGCGGCCGTGGTGGCGCTGGCCAGCACCGCCCCTGCGAAGGCGTGCACTCTCGACCAGGAGGTCGTGGACCGCCCGAGCGGGAAAGCCTCTCGCTAG
- a CDS encoding bifunctional serine/threonine-protein kinase/glutamate ABC transporter substrate-binding protein, with protein MGTVWRARDTALHREVALKEVRPPDPALAEYDPEGARALRTRVLREARALARIAHPHVVTIHHIVDGGEDTYPWLVMELVTGGSLHDRLDRGPLSPAETAALGRGVLSGLRAAHAAGIQHRDIKPANVLLRPDGRPVLTDFGIAAVHGATALTAAGSIIGTPDYMAPERVGGEEGGPAADLWSLAMMLYVAVEGHHPLRRANTLATLAAVLGEDVPPPRNAGALTRVLTDVLVRDPAARPDAETLDRLLAEAEAETPASAPAASGSPTSYPLAPPLPATPPGKPGKRRGPVYAGAVTAVALCGVLVWSLLPDGDGDGGDDGKKVSGAPSSVAPSTSTSAPAGGSGGSGITIGIKFDQPGLGWKNPDGTFSGFDVEVAAYVARALGHDLADVTWKEARSATRESLLTGGEVDLVVATYTVNDQRKQRVDFVGPYLVAHQDVLLRAADTGVTRPADLNGRKVCSAVGSTSALNVRTLAPQAQLREYDGYARCVDDLASGAVDAVTTDDSLLAGYAAQAAFKGRFRLAGFRTTDEPYGIGLPKGSPLTSKVRSALEQMVSDGSWQAAVQRNLPLLRADAPPLR; from the coding sequence ATGGGCACGGTGTGGCGGGCGCGGGACACGGCGCTGCACCGCGAGGTCGCGCTCAAGGAGGTACGCCCGCCCGACCCCGCGCTCGCCGAGTACGACCCCGAGGGCGCCCGCGCCCTGCGCACCCGTGTCCTGCGCGAGGCGAGAGCGCTCGCCCGTATCGCCCACCCGCATGTGGTGACCATCCACCACATCGTGGACGGCGGTGAGGACACGTACCCCTGGCTCGTCATGGAGCTGGTCACCGGCGGCTCCCTCCATGACCGGCTCGACCGGGGCCCGCTGTCGCCGGCCGAGACGGCCGCGCTGGGGCGCGGGGTCCTGTCCGGGCTGCGGGCGGCACACGCGGCGGGCATCCAGCACCGGGACATCAAGCCCGCGAACGTCCTGCTGCGACCGGACGGCCGGCCGGTCCTCACCGACTTCGGGATCGCGGCGGTGCACGGCGCGACGGCGCTCACCGCCGCCGGTTCGATCATCGGCACCCCCGACTACATGGCGCCCGAGCGGGTCGGCGGCGAGGAGGGCGGCCCGGCCGCCGACCTCTGGTCGCTGGCGATGATGCTGTACGTCGCGGTGGAGGGGCACCATCCGCTGCGGCGGGCCAACACGCTGGCGACCCTCGCTGCCGTCCTCGGCGAGGACGTGCCGCCGCCGCGGAACGCGGGAGCGCTGACGCGGGTCCTGACGGACGTCCTGGTCCGGGACCCGGCGGCGCGACCGGACGCCGAGACGCTGGACCGGCTGCTCGCGGAGGCGGAGGCGGAGACCCCGGCGTCCGCACCCGCCGCGTCCGGCAGCCCGACCTCGTACCCGTTGGCTCCGCCCCTGCCCGCCACTCCTCCCGGGAAACCCGGGAAGCGGCGGGGCCCGGTGTACGCGGGGGCCGTCACCGCGGTGGCGCTCTGCGGCGTACTCGTCTGGTCGCTGCTGCCCGACGGCGACGGTGACGGCGGCGATGACGGCAAGAAGGTGAGCGGCGCGCCGTCCTCCGTGGCACCCTCGACGTCGACAAGCGCACCCGCCGGGGGCTCCGGTGGCTCCGGGATCACCATCGGCATCAAGTTCGACCAGCCCGGGCTCGGCTGGAAGAACCCGGACGGCACCTTCTCGGGCTTCGACGTGGAGGTGGCGGCGTACGTCGCCCGCGCGCTCGGCCACGATCTCGCCGACGTCACGTGGAAGGAGGCCAGGAGCGCCACCCGCGAGTCCCTCCTCACCGGCGGCGAGGTCGACCTCGTCGTGGCCACGTACACGGTCAACGACCAGCGGAAGCAGCGCGTCGACTTCGTCGGCCCCTATCTCGTGGCCCATCAGGACGTCCTGCTGCGGGCGGCCGACACCGGCGTGACGCGCCCTGCGGACCTGAACGGCCGGAAGGTCTGCTCGGCGGTGGGCTCCACCTCCGCGCTCAACGTCCGGACGCTCGCCCCGCAGGCGCAGCTCCGGGAGTACGACGGTTACGCGCGCTGTGTCGACGATCTGGCGTCCGGCGCCGTGGACGCCGTCACCACCGACGACTCGCTCCTCGCCGGGTACGCGGCCCAGGCGGCGTTCAAGGGCAGGTTCAGGCTCGCCGGCTTCCGTACGACCGACGAGCCGTACGGCATCGGCCTCCCGAAGGGCAGCCCGCTCACGTCGAAGGTCCGGTCCGCGCTGGAGCAGATGGTCTCCGACGGCTCCTGGCAGGCGGCCGTCCAGCGGAACCTTCCGCTCCTGCGCGCGGACGCGCCGCCGTTGCGGTAG
- a CDS encoding cold-shock protein, giving the protein MATGTVKWFNSEKGFGFIEQEGGGPDVFAHYSNIASSGFRELQEGQKVNFDVTQGQKGPQAENITPA; this is encoded by the coding sequence ATGGCTACCGGCACCGTTAAGTGGTTCAACTCGGAAAAGGGCTTCGGCTTCATCGAGCAGGAGGGTGGCGGCCCCGACGTCTTCGCCCACTACTCGAACATCGCGTCCTCCGGCTTCCGTGAGCTGCAGGAGGGCCAGAAGGTGAACTTCGACGTCACGCAGGGCCAGAAGGGCCCGCAGGCGGAGAACATCACCCCCGCCTAA
- a CDS encoding TetR-like C-terminal domain-containing protein — MAAYRRLATTAPLPDTGTLRGDVLELLRGANRHWSSPLGAILRELLSAAGGATDFLAQLQDRSGEAAAAPWLTVLGRAVARGEVAPEALHPRVATVAVVLLRNEFVVRGVPTAPDDVLVEITDEVYLPLVRSRGTAPG, encoded by the coding sequence ATCGCCGCGTACCGCCGGCTCGCCACCACGGCCCCGCTCCCCGACACCGGCACCCTCCGCGGTGACGTCCTCGAACTCCTCCGGGGCGCCAACCGCCACTGGAGCTCGCCCCTCGGCGCGATCCTGCGCGAACTGCTCTCCGCCGCGGGCGGCGCGACGGACTTCCTCGCGCAGCTCCAGGACCGGTCCGGCGAGGCGGCGGCCGCGCCCTGGCTGACCGTCCTGGGCCGCGCGGTCGCGCGGGGCGAGGTGGCCCCCGAGGCGCTGCACCCGCGGGTCGCGACCGTCGCCGTCGTCCTGCTGCGGAACGAGTTCGTCGTGCGAGGAGTCCCCACCGCACCCGACGACGTCCTCGTCGAGATCACCGACGAGGTGTACCTGCCCCTCGTGCGCAGCCGAGGCACGGCCCCCGGCTGA
- a CDS encoding acyl carrier protein, with the protein MERIAEWLHEKNPGLDGPIDVDEDLIEARLIDSMDFLEFIDLLEEISGDTIDLQEVTIDDFRTLGRVERRFLTPSATAAAPGATAAG; encoded by the coding sequence ATGGAACGCATCGCCGAGTGGCTCCACGAGAAGAATCCCGGCCTCGACGGCCCGATCGACGTCGACGAGGACCTCATCGAGGCCCGGCTCATCGACTCGATGGACTTCCTGGAGTTCATCGACCTTCTGGAGGAGATCTCCGGCGACACCATCGACCTCCAGGAAGTCACCATCGACGACTTCCGCACGCTCGGCCGCGTCGAGCGACGCTTTCTGACCCCGTCCGCGACGGCCGCCGCCCCCGGTGCGACCGCCGCGGGGTGA
- a CDS encoding AI-2E family transporter: MQPGTAPPVTPFLRTAAAYAWRLLIVGLLVYSLFAVLGRFHEIGVALFLGLVITALVRPVADIVAKGLPRPLAVALTLLGGIALVLGVLTLVGEAVAGERTTLVREFREGIGRIEDWLERPPFRLHPEALSDMQARIGQFLSGHRSALVSTALSGAGHVVAVLTTLALALFSAVFFVHAGDRQWAWFQEQLPRSVRGRVGIAGRAAWRTFTGYTHGIVLVAATNAVLVGLALWLLGVPLAVPLALLEFVAAFVPLIGSPIALAVAAVVALASQGPVVALIVIGLIVVMGQIEGHLLHPLVMSWAVRLHPLVVAISVIAGSIAAGIVGAVVAVPLVSVVWSVHTALREARGTARDGVTGVR, translated from the coding sequence ATGCAGCCAGGCACAGCACCGCCGGTGACCCCGTTCCTCCGCACGGCCGCCGCGTACGCGTGGCGGCTGCTGATCGTCGGCCTGCTCGTCTACAGCCTGTTCGCCGTCCTCGGCCGCTTCCACGAGATCGGCGTCGCCCTCTTCCTCGGCCTGGTGATCACCGCGCTGGTGCGCCCCGTCGCCGACATCGTCGCCAAGGGCCTGCCCCGGCCGCTGGCGGTCGCCCTCACCCTGCTCGGCGGCATCGCGCTCGTCCTCGGCGTGCTCACCCTGGTCGGCGAGGCCGTCGCGGGGGAGCGGACGACGCTGGTGCGCGAGTTCAGGGAGGGCATCGGCCGGATCGAGGACTGGCTGGAGCGGCCGCCGTTCCGGCTGCACCCGGAGGCGCTGTCCGACATGCAGGCCAGGATCGGTCAGTTCCTGTCCGGCCACCGGTCGGCCCTGGTCAGTACGGCGCTCAGCGGCGCGGGCCATGTCGTGGCCGTCCTCACGACCCTGGCTCTGGCCCTGTTCTCCGCCGTGTTCTTCGTCCACGCGGGGGACCGGCAGTGGGCCTGGTTCCAGGAGCAGCTGCCGAGGTCGGTACGGGGCCGGGTGGGGATCGCGGGGCGCGCGGCCTGGCGCACCTTCACCGGCTACACCCACGGGATCGTGCTGGTCGCCGCCACGAACGCGGTCCTGGTCGGCCTCGCACTCTGGCTCCTCGGGGTCCCGCTGGCCGTCCCGCTCGCCCTCCTGGAGTTCGTCGCCGCCTTCGTCCCCCTGATCGGCTCGCCCATCGCCCTCGCCGTCGCCGCCGTGGTGGCGCTCGCGTCGCAGGGCCCGGTGGTGGCGCTGATCGTGATCGGCCTGATCGTGGTGATGGGCCAGATCGAGGGCCACCTGCTGCACCCGCTCGTCATGAGCTGGGCCGTGCGGCTGCACCCCTTGGTGGTGGCCATCTCGGTCATCGCGGGCTCGATCGCCGCCGGCATCGTGGGCGCGGTGGTGGCCGTGCCGCTGGTGTCGGTGGTCTGGTCCGTCCACACCGCCCTGCGCGAGGCGCGCGGGACGGCGCGGGACGGCGTCACGGGCGTGCGGTGA